CATCGACTGCGCCGCGGCGGGCACAGCAAAGGCCAGCGGGGCGATACCCGCGAGGAGAAGCGCGACCCGGGTCATTCGCCGTCTCCCTTCGGACGGACGCTGACGACGCGCATCATCCCCGCGTGCATGTGATAGAGAAGGTGGCAATGGAACGCCCAGTCGCCGAGCGCGTCGGCGGTGAAATCGAAGCTCGCGATGCCGCCCGGCTGGACAAGCACCGTATGCTTGCGCGGCGACCGGTCGCCCTTGCCCGTCACCAGTTCGAAAAAATGGCCGTGGAGGTGGATGGGGTGGCTCATCATCGAATCGTTGATGAGGTTGATCCGCACGCGCTCTCCCTCGATGAAGGGGATGGGCTCGTGATAGTCGGACATCTTGATGCCGTCGAACGACCACATGAAGCGTTCCATATTGCCGGTCAGATGGATGTCGAGCGAGCGCGAGGCGGCGCGGGTATCGGGGTTGCGCTCGAGCGCGACAAGGTCATGGTAGGTCAGCACCTTGTGCCCGACATTCTCCAGTCCCTGCCCCGGCTCGCCCATGCGATCCATCGGCATCGGCGAGATCGTCTGAACGCTGGGATCGCGCTTGACCTGCGGCGCGACACTGAAGTCGCGCATGCTGTGCTGCATGCCTCCGCCAGATCCATGATCCATGCCCGCCATCGCGCCGCTTTCCCCCGCTGGCGTACAATGGCCCATCTTGGCATGTTCGGGAGGACAAGAAGGGTCGCTCGCCGGCATGGGCATGGCGCCCATATCGCCGCCCGAATGGTCCATACCCGCCATCGCGCCGCCCGACATGTCGCCCATGCCCATGTCCTTCATGGTCGCGAGCGGCCGTTCGCGGAGCGGCGGCACCTCGGCGACCATGCCAGCGCGCGGTGCGAGCGTCGCGCGTCCCATGCCCGAGCGGTCATTGGCCTCGGCAACGAGCGTATAAGCACGGTCCTCGACCGGGGTCACGATGACGTCATAGGTTTCGGCGACCGCGATCTGGAACTCGTCGATTTCGGTCGGCACGACATTGAGCCCATCAGCCTGGACGACGGTCATCCTGAGGCCCGGGATACGGACGTTGAAGATCGTCATCGCCGACGCATTGACGATGCGCAGGCGTACCCGCTCGCCGGGGCTGAAGAGCGCGGTCCAGTTGTCGCGCGGACCATGGCCGTTGACGAGGAAGGTGTAGGTCGAACCATTGACGTCGGCGACGTCGGTCGGGTCCATCCGCATCTTGCCCCAATCGATCCGCTCCTTGAGCGGTTGATCCTTGCCGGCAAGCAGGCCCGCCAGCGTCTGGCGCTGCATGTTGAAATGGCCGGGATTGACCTTGAGCTTGCGGAAGATCGCCTCGGGCGACAATTGACTGTGGTCGGACAGGACGACGACATGCTCGCGGTCGTAGCCGATCGGGTCGGCGCCCGCGGGATCGATGACGATCGGGCCATAATGGCCGAGCTGTTCCTGAAGCCCCGAATGGCTGTGATACCAATAGGTCCCCGATTGAACGACCGGGAATTCATAGACAAACTTCGAGCGCGGCTTGATCCCGGGGAAGCTGACGCCGGGCACGCCGTCCATCTGGAACGGCAGGATCAGGCCGTGCCAGTGAATCGAGCTGTCCTCGTCGAGATCGTTGACGACGGTGAGGCGCGCGCTTTGTCCCTCCTTCAGCCGGACGAGCGGCGCGGGCACGGTGCCGTTGATCCCGATCGCGCGACTGACCTTGCCGTCGATGCGCATCGTCTGGCGCGCGATGCGCAGCGTTATGTCATTGCCGGATACGGTCGGAAGCGGCGCGGTGATGCCGGACGACACCGGCTGGGCCCAGGCCGGGAACCATGCGGCCATCGCCGCAGCAGCCCCTCCACCCAAAGCTCCACTGACGAACCGACGCCTTTCCATCTGCATATTCTTTCCGACCGTTACTGACTGTTCCTAAAGCTATACGCAGGCGGCACGCCTGCCCCTCAATAAAAATGCCGGACGATGAGGAGATGCCGCCTGAACGAGCGGTCGAACCCTCAACCCTCGGCGCTCGCAGATGTTCCCGCGAGCAATTCCCGGAGCCTGGTCCGCGCTCGATAGAGGCGCGTTTCGACTGTTTTCTCGCTGACCCGCAAAATGACCGCTGTTTCGGCCTGGCTGACCTCGTCGACACCGCGGAGGAGCAACACTTCGCGCAAATTCTGCGGCAGCTGATCGATCGCCCCGCGAACCCTGGCGAGCTCTCGCCTGTCGGTCGCCGCGGAATCGGGCCCAGGACCATCGCTTGCTACGTGATGCGCATTTTCGAGCGGGAGCGCGCGGGAGAAAAAGGCGCGCACCTTTCGCCGTCGTGCCCAGTCGCGACATTTGTTGAGCGCGATACGGGCGATCCATGTGCGGAAGGGGCGTTCGCCATCATAGCGATCGAGCGCCGAAAAGCCGGAGACGAACGTCTCCTGCGTCAAATCCATCGCCTCGTCGGCATCGCCGATCTGCTTTACGATGAGCCGGTAGACGCCCGTTTTGTAACGGCGCAGCAACTCGCGATAGGCGTCTTCGCGGTGCGCGCGCGCAAAGGCCGCCAGATCCTGGTCGCTACATTGCGATAGGTCGGCGCTCACCGCGCATCGGCGGTCAGCGCCTTGACCACGCTTTTGTCGAACATTTCCGCTTGATCGGGGTTGAGAACCCCGCGCATCGCGAAGAGATGCTGGAGCGTTTCCTTCTGCAATGTCCCCATCACCTCATGC
The Sphingopyxis macrogoltabida genome window above contains:
- a CDS encoding copper resistance system multicopper oxidase, which translates into the protein MERRRFVSGALGGGAAAAMAAWFPAWAQPVSSGITAPLPTVSGNDITLRIARQTMRIDGKVSRAIGINGTVPAPLVRLKEGQSARLTVVNDLDEDSSIHWHGLILPFQMDGVPGVSFPGIKPRSKFVYEFPVVQSGTYWYHSHSGLQEQLGHYGPIVIDPAGADPIGYDREHVVVLSDHSQLSPEAIFRKLKVNPGHFNMQRQTLAGLLAGKDQPLKERIDWGKMRMDPTDVADVNGSTYTFLVNGHGPRDNWTALFSPGERVRLRIVNASAMTIFNVRIPGLRMTVVQADGLNVVPTEIDEFQIAVAETYDVIVTPVEDRAYTLVAEANDRSGMGRATLAPRAGMVAEVPPLRERPLATMKDMGMGDMSGGAMAGMDHSGGDMGAMPMPASDPSCPPEHAKMGHCTPAGESGAMAGMDHGSGGGMQHSMRDFSVAPQVKRDPSVQTISPMPMDRMGEPGQGLENVGHKVLTYHDLVALERNPDTRAASRSLDIHLTGNMERFMWSFDGIKMSDYHEPIPFIEGERVRINLINDSMMSHPIHLHGHFFELVTGKGDRSPRKHTVLVQPGGIASFDFTADALGDWAFHCHLLYHMHAGMMRVVSVRPKGDGE
- a CDS encoding RNA polymerase sigma factor yields the protein MSADLSQCSDQDLAAFARAHREDAYRELLRRYKTGVYRLIVKQIGDADEAMDLTQETFVSGFSALDRYDGERPFRTWIARIALNKCRDWARRRKVRAFFSRALPLENAHHVASDGPGPDSAATDRRELARVRGAIDQLPQNLREVLLLRGVDEVSQAETAVILRVSEKTVETRLYRARTRLRELLAGTSASAEG